In the Arachis stenosperma cultivar V10309 chromosome 8, arast.V10309.gnm1.PFL2, whole genome shotgun sequence genome, GTTGTAACTTTGAGACGAGTTATGCCATTGGCAATGTTCTTAAAATTTAGCAGTCGAGAAACTATGTAACCCTTGCGGATTGGTGTTAGTAATCATTGGCTGCTGTAGTGATTAGGAGTGCAATTGCAAAGTTCATCTGTAACAGGGCTGTTATGATAGGGTTATGAACGTATTTCAGGTTGAGGTGTTGTGTTTGTAATATTTCATGGAAAATATAATAGGATTAGAACTCAACATGAGATTTCCTTGTCGTGATCGAAATAATTTTCATTCATATGTGAGAACTTGAATCTGAAGCTCCTTTTTTCGCATTTGTTACTCATGATAGAGGAAGATCTTTGAGGACATTTCTTGAAGGGAATATCTATTCGTGAGGGAAACGGATGTCCCGGGCTTATGATGTAGTTGATTTTGCATAAGACGTTAGGGTGTTGTCCGTTACAGTGGTGTGTGTTCATGGTTGTTTGGCTTTTTAGAATCTGCAGTATAATTTGTGAAGAAGTTTCATGGGCGGAGTGGTTGACTGTAACCTGTTGCACACTTTCATGTTTTCAGGCTAGAACTGTGAACCGATAAGTCCGATGGATTTCAATGGGATTTTTGGAGCTGAATTGGAAGAGTCGGATGACAACAGCTCCGATGGAGACCGTGGCTGTTATTATGCGAGTGACGAAGAAGGGGACGAGGATGAAGGTGACCCAACAGGATGCAGAGAAGATGAAAATGGTAACCTCTCAGGTGGTGCCAGTCATGCCGGGGATGATGGGAAAAGTCGTCCAGTTGTCGCAGAGGATTTTATGGGCAGAGAGTTTGTCGGGGAGGAGGATGCCTATCTTGCTTACAAGGAGTTTGCTAGAATGAGGGGTTTCGGGGTCCGCAAGGGCGATGTGGGGCGTGTCGACGGGGTTTTGGTCAGGAGAGACTTTTTCTGCCATCGACAGGGCACAAGACATGCTAAGCACTATGATCGTCCTGAGCGAGTTAGGGAGGAGAGGTTGGAGAGTCGAACCGACTGCAAGGCGAAGTTGAAGATTTTCTATGATGTGCAACGCAGTGTGTGGAAGGTCAGGAGCATCTTCGATGAGCACAACCACGAGCTTGCTCCGGCCATGTTTTCACACCTCGTACCTAGCCATCGCTCGATGAGTGATGGTGACAAAGCACAAGTTGATAGCATGAAGCAATTTGGTATACCAACTGCGAAGATAATGGCTTACATGGCTGGTCAATCTGGAGGGTATGGAATGCTGCGATTTACAAAGCGTGATTTGTATAATTATATACATGGTCAAAGGCTGGCCCGAATCAGTGATGGCGATGCTGCAGCAACGATCAGTTACTTGGAGGGCAAGGCGAATGCCGACATGACGACTGTAGCACATTACACGCGAACTGCCGATGATCGGCTGGGGAGCCTTTTCTGGGTCGACGGTGAAATGATGACCGACTATCAGTTATTTGGTGATGTTATGGCCTTTGATTCGACGTATCGGTCTAATAAGTACAAGAAACCGCTTGTAGTGTTCTCTGGGTCAAATCACCATAAACAGACAACCATTTTTGGATTTGCGCTCCTGGAGGATGAGGAAGTTCGTACTTACCGGTGGCTGCTGTTAAATCTTGTAGATGTAATGGGAGAGAAGACTCCGTGTGTTGTTGTCACGGATGGGGACAAAGCGATGCGCGCAGCCATCGCGGAGGTGTTCCCGGCAGCAAGGCACCGGCTGTGTGGGTGGCACTTGGAGAAAACTGTGTTCAACGGGTTAAGGATACGGAGTTCCGAAAGGTTTTTAAGAAGGCTATGTATGCGAACTTCGAGGTGGAGGACTTCGAGGAATATTGGAAGACGGCGGTGGAGTCACTTGGCCTACAAAATAATAGTTGGGTTCAACAAACATACGAGGTTAAAGAAAGTTGGGCAACAGCATATCTCCGGGGCACTTTCTGTGCGGGATACCGAACAACCTCAAGGTGTGAGGGGATTAATGCATACATAAAGGGGTTCCTGAAATCCACTGATAGCATTTTGGAGCTGGTGCACAGCTTAGATCG is a window encoding:
- the LOC130946070 gene encoding protein FAR1-RELATED SEQUENCE 5-like, producing MDFNGIFGAELEESDDNSSDGDRGCYYASDEEGDEDEGDPTGCREDENGNLSGGASHAGDDGKSRPVVAEDFMGREFVGEEDAYLAYKEFARMRGFGVRKGDVGRVDGVLVRRDFFCHRQGTRHAKHYDRPERVREERLESRTDCKAKLKIFYDVQRSVWKVRSIFDEHNHELAPAMFSHLVPSHRSMSDGDKAQVDSMKQFGIPTAKIMAYMAGQSGGYGMLRFTKRDLYNYIHGQRLARISDGDAAATISYLEGKANADMTTVAHYTRTADDRLGSLFWVDGEMMTDYQLFGDVMAFDSTYRSNKYKKPLVVFSGCNGREDSVCCCHGWGQSDARSHRGGVPGSKAPAVWVALGENCVQRVKDTEFRKVFKKAMYANFEVEDFEEYWKTAVESLGLQNNSWVQQTYEVKESWATAYLRGTFCAGYRTTSRCEGINAYIKGFLKSTDSILELVHSLDRVVKVYRNNEVTAQFYSTYYSPVLTTGLDSIELFASKLYTRAVFREVKKQIRGVATLLFRGRDSISTTVVYKFSRMGAPGRIHKVLFDPDDKKIQCDCSMWNSEGIPCSHIFCLMKYEGLEQIPDSLIVRRWCKDAKDSRRMPVTMRPGDEGRMLRYAALSSATSLVATLGSDEREDFEFAKESIASLIDKLRHRVYERAGGQPGMSGWKAMKDPVVARTKGAPKRKKEFDQCSQPDVRGKRRCCTKCGTPGHTKRTCSGYCARGVSGIGNGVSPTDGNGSHDGPAAASASLPTELGHAYEDQTSGHGEAGLNNVSTSAANTSSMVSRRGSPCWRPPFSGGGSGGNFFLGGQHIHQFYASQPCSGHQSDPPPHAGHGSMSTPMRAMNEDLFERWLLQNVMGRRSSSNMQGGFPTRGT